One Solirubrobacterales bacterium genomic region harbors:
- a CDS encoding nuclear transport factor 2 family protein yields MSQENVEVIRSIYEGFNRSDWDAVFRDLPPDFELTTPTRGLDPGRFRGREEGQAYWEDFFAPYKAVTVEPGEIFESGDQVVVFVGARLRPKGSTAEMEVRIGHLWTFQDGTAVSLRLFPEHEKALEAAGLSE; encoded by the coding sequence ATGTCGCAGGAGAACGTGGAGGTCATCCGCTCCATCTACGAGGGGTTCAATCGCAGCGACTGGGATGCGGTGTTTCGCGACCTGCCCCCGGACTTCGAACTGACGACCCCTACAAGGGGGCTCGACCCCGGGAGGTTTCGGGGGCGTGAGGAAGGTCAGGCTTACTGGGAGGACTTCTTTGCGCCCTATAAGGCCGTGACCGTGGAGCCGGGGGAGATCTTCGAAAGCGGTGACCAAGTCGTGGTCTTCGTCGGGGCTCGCCTGCGGCCCAAGGGCAGCACCGCCGAGATGGAGGTCCGGATTGGACACCTGTGGACGTTCCAAGACGGCACAGCTGTGTCCCTGCGACTCTTCCCCGAGCACGAGAAGGCCCTGGAAGCCGCTGGGCTTTCGGAATAG